A single region of the Marinobacter nanhaiticus D15-8W genome encodes:
- a CDS encoding Lrp/AsnC ligand binding domain-containing protein, which translates to MVELDRIDHSIMRELQKNGRITVTELASRVGLSKTPCQVRMRRLEEQGYITGYTALINQTKLGLNHIAFAQVTLSDTSSKALGSFNDAIRQISAVEQCHMIAGNFDYLLKVRTRNMAEYRQVLGEQISALPHVLQTSTFVVMENVKDSSV; encoded by the coding sequence ATGGTCGAACTGGACAGAATCGATCACTCCATCATGCGCGAATTGCAAAAGAACGGGCGCATTACCGTGACCGAACTGGCTTCCCGTGTCGGCCTCTCCAAGACGCCGTGCCAGGTACGCATGCGGCGATTGGAGGAACAGGGTTACATTACCGGCTATACCGCCCTGATCAACCAGACCAAACTTGGCCTCAACCACATCGCCTTTGCCCAGGTTACCCTGAGCGATACCAGCAGCAAGGCTCTCGGTTCCTTCAACGATGCGATCCGGCAAATCTCAGCCGTGGAACAATGCCACATGATCGCCGGCAATTTCGATTACCTGCTGAAGGTGCGGACCCGGAACATGGCCGAATACCGACAGGTGCTGGGCGAACAGATCTCCGCCCTGCCCCATGTACTGCAGACCAGCACCTTTGTGGTGATGGAGAACGTGAAGGACAGCAGCGTCTGA
- the putA gene encoding bifunctional proline dehydrogenase/L-glutamate gamma-semialdehyde dehydrogenase PutA — protein MKPQQSATPELTERRQAIRDYYLADEYKVIRELIAEAGLTQDERDAISARAADLVRDVRENAKPTIMEKFLAEYGLTTKEGVALMCLAEALLRVPDNTTIHALIEDKITSGNWGAHVGKASSSLINSTTLALLMTSNLLKDSERQTVGETLRKMVKRMGEPVVRTVAGQAMKEMGRQFVLGRDIEEAQENGQPYMERGYTYSYDMLGEAARTDADAQRYYDAYAKAIDSISKNCKGDVRTNPGISVKLSALLARYEYGQKERVMNELMPRALELAKKAAKANMGFNIDAEEADRLDLSLDVIEAVLADPALAEWDGFGVVVQAFGKRASQTLDYLYGLAKSLDRRIMVRLVKGAYWDAEIKRAQVMGLSGFPVFTRKACSDVSYLACTRQLLGMTDRIYPQFATHNAHSVSAVLELAKDVSRDRFEFQRLHGMGESLHDQVIKDSGVPCRIYAPVGAHQDLLAYLVRRLLENGANSSFVNQIVDTRITPEEIAKDPIATVEAMGTEISSKAIVPPPKLFGDQRRNSKGWDITDPVTIEEIEAGRGAFKTHRWKGGPIMAVDSVGTEVQVVRNPADQDDTVGHVTQASEADIDAAIVAAQAGFKTWSSTPAEERAACVRKVGDLFEEHAYELFAITTREAGKSLLDAVAEIREAVDFSQYYANEGLRYKDSGEASGVMVCISPWNFPLAIFSGQILANLVAGNAVIAKPAEQTSLLAYRAVQLMHEAGIPRDALQLVPGTGAAVGGPLTSDSRVSGVCFTGSTATAHRINQKMAENMHPDAPLVAETGGLNAMIVDSTALPEQVVRDVLASSFQSAGQRCSALRMLYVQSDIADHLLEMLYGAMEELGIGDPWQLSTDVGPVIDEGAKKKIVDHCENFEKQGRLLKKVPIPEKGLFVSPVVLKVSGIEEMEEEIFGPVLHVATFEAKDIDKVVDAVNAKGYGLTFGIHSRVDRRVDRIAQRIKVGNTYVNRNQIGAIVGSQPFGGEGLSGTGPKAGGPHYVRRFIRGPLVEKSAPADAKQIDAKKVQKLIGQLDSLQAPKPEARAELLNPIFGQTPAPLDGHSEDLPGPTGELNRLTDYARGVILCLGPDSDSALQQAGVALSQGNKVVVVAPDVEKTVTEAAKAGLPIAGTDGLIDPEALATLTGFDGVVSVAERDLLKQYRLALAKREGVLLPLITEVTLDQRYVIERHLCVDTTAAGGNASLIAASE, from the coding sequence ATGAAACCGCAGCAGTCAGCAACACCCGAACTAACCGAACGCCGGCAAGCAATCCGCGATTACTACCTGGCTGACGAGTACAAGGTGATTCGTGAGCTGATCGCTGAAGCGGGCCTGACCCAGGACGAGCGCGACGCCATCTCCGCCCGCGCCGCCGACCTGGTTCGTGATGTTCGCGAGAACGCGAAACCCACCATCATGGAAAAATTCCTGGCGGAATACGGTCTGACGACCAAAGAAGGTGTGGCGCTGATGTGCCTTGCCGAAGCTTTGCTGCGTGTGCCTGACAACACGACGATCCACGCCCTGATCGAAGACAAGATCACCTCCGGTAATTGGGGCGCCCATGTGGGCAAGGCCTCATCCTCCCTAATCAATTCCACCACTCTCGCGTTGCTGATGACCAGCAACCTGCTCAAGGATTCCGAGCGTCAGACGGTGGGCGAAACCTTGCGCAAGATGGTCAAGCGCATGGGCGAGCCGGTGGTGCGTACCGTCGCCGGCCAGGCGATGAAAGAGATGGGACGCCAGTTCGTACTGGGTCGCGATATCGAGGAGGCCCAGGAAAATGGCCAGCCTTACATGGAGCGCGGCTACACCTACTCCTACGACATGCTCGGCGAGGCGGCCCGCACCGATGCGGATGCGCAGCGCTACTACGATGCCTATGCCAAGGCCATCGACAGCATCAGCAAGAACTGCAAGGGCGACGTACGCACCAACCCGGGTATATCCGTCAAGCTATCCGCGCTGCTGGCCCGGTACGAATATGGCCAGAAAGAGCGGGTGATGAACGAGCTGATGCCTCGCGCACTGGAGCTGGCCAAGAAGGCCGCCAAAGCCAACATGGGTTTCAACATCGATGCCGAGGAGGCGGATCGCCTCGACCTTTCCCTGGATGTGATCGAAGCCGTTCTTGCCGACCCCGCGTTGGCCGAGTGGGATGGTTTCGGTGTGGTGGTCCAGGCTTTCGGGAAACGGGCCTCGCAGACGCTGGACTACCTTTATGGGCTGGCCAAGTCACTGGATCGCCGCATCATGGTGCGTCTGGTGAAGGGCGCATACTGGGACGCGGAGATCAAGCGCGCGCAAGTGATGGGTTTAAGCGGTTTCCCTGTTTTCACCCGCAAAGCCTGTAGTGACGTGTCCTACCTGGCCTGTACCCGGCAGTTATTGGGGATGACCGATCGCATCTATCCCCAGTTTGCGACCCACAACGCTCACTCCGTTTCGGCAGTGCTGGAACTGGCGAAAGACGTCAGTCGCGACCGTTTCGAGTTCCAGCGCCTGCATGGCATGGGTGAATCCCTGCATGACCAGGTGATCAAGGATAGCGGCGTGCCCTGCCGCATCTATGCGCCGGTGGGCGCCCACCAGGACCTTTTGGCTTACCTGGTTCGCCGGCTCCTGGAGAATGGTGCCAACAGTTCCTTCGTGAACCAGATCGTCGACACCCGGATTACGCCGGAAGAGATTGCGAAGGATCCGATCGCCACCGTGGAGGCTATGGGGACAGAAATCTCGAGCAAAGCCATCGTGCCGCCGCCCAAGCTGTTCGGTGATCAGCGCCGTAACTCCAAGGGTTGGGATATCACCGATCCGGTAACCATCGAGGAGATCGAAGCAGGTCGCGGCGCGTTCAAGACCCATCGCTGGAAGGGCGGCCCGATCATGGCGGTCGACTCGGTGGGCACCGAAGTTCAGGTCGTACGTAACCCGGCAGACCAGGACGACACCGTCGGTCATGTAACCCAGGCGTCCGAAGCGGATATCGACGCGGCTATCGTCGCGGCTCAGGCGGGTTTCAAAACCTGGTCCAGCACTCCGGCGGAAGAACGTGCCGCCTGTGTGCGCAAGGTCGGGGACCTGTTCGAGGAGCATGCTTACGAGCTGTTTGCGATCACCACCCGCGAGGCGGGCAAGTCGCTGCTGGATGCCGTCGCCGAGATTCGCGAAGCGGTGGATTTCTCCCAGTACTATGCCAACGAGGGGCTGCGCTACAAGGATTCGGGTGAAGCGAGCGGTGTGATGGTGTGTATCTCACCGTGGAACTTCCCGCTGGCGATTTTCTCCGGCCAGATCCTGGCCAACCTGGTCGCGGGTAATGCCGTCATTGCCAAGCCGGCGGAACAGACGTCGCTGCTGGCCTACCGTGCGGTTCAACTCATGCACGAGGCTGGCATTCCGAGAGATGCTCTCCAACTGGTGCCGGGGACCGGTGCAGCGGTTGGTGGCCCGCTAACTTCGGATTCGCGGGTTTCCGGGGTGTGCTTCACCGGCTCGACTGCCACGGCCCATCGCATCAACCAGAAGATGGCCGAGAACATGCACCCGGACGCCCCTCTGGTGGCGGAGACGGGCGGCCTGAATGCCATGATCGTCGATTCCACCGCGCTACCGGAGCAGGTGGTACGCGATGTACTGGCGTCCTCCTTCCAGAGCGCCGGTCAGCGCTGTTCTGCATTGCGCATGCTCTATGTGCAGAGCGACATTGCCGATCATCTTTTGGAAATGCTCTACGGCGCCATGGAGGAATTGGGTATCGGTGACCCCTGGCAGCTGTCCACCGACGTGGGCCCGGTCATCGATGAAGGGGCCAAGAAGAAAATCGTCGACCATTGTGAGAATTTTGAGAAACAGGGACGACTGCTGAAGAAGGTGCCCATCCCGGAGAAGGGCCTGTTCGTCTCGCCGGTGGTGCTGAAAGTGAGCGGCATCGAGGAGATGGAAGAGGAAATCTTCGGCCCGGTGCTGCACGTCGCCACGTTTGAGGCCAAGGACATCGACAAGGTGGTGGATGCAGTGAACGCCAAAGGCTACGGCCTGACCTTCGGCATCCACAGTCGGGTGGACCGCCGGGTCGATCGAATCGCCCAGCGCATCAAGGTGGGCAACACCTACGTCAACCGTAACCAGATTGGTGCGATCGTCGGTTCCCAGCCGTTTGGTGGCGAAGGCCTCTCCGGCACCGGTCCCAAGGCGGGTGGCCCGCACTACGTGCGTCGCTTCATTCGCGGGCCCCTGGTTGAGAAGTCGGCACCCGCCGATGCCAAGCAAATCGATGCTAAGAAGGTGCAGAAACTGATCGGTCAACTGGATAGCCTACAGGCCCCGAAACCTGAGGCCCGGGCCGAACTGCTGAACCCGATCTTCGGCCAGACGCCGGCCCCGCTGGATGGTCACTCCGAGGACCTGCCGGGACCAACCGGCGAACTCAACCGCCTGACGGATTACGCCCGTGGCGTCATCCTCTGCCTGGGGCCGGATAGTGACTCAGCCCTGCAGCAAGCGGGTGTGGCCCTGTCCCAGGGCAACAAGGTGGTGGTCGTTGCGCCGGATGTCGAGAAGACCGTGACTGAGGCGGCGAAGGCTGGGCTGCCGATCGCCGGTACCGACGGCCTGATCGACCCCGAGGCCCTGGCTACCCTGACCGGCTTCGACGGTGTCGTCAGCGTCGCCGAGCGTGATTTGCTGAAACAGTACCGCCTGGCGCTGGCCAAGCGCGAAGGCGTGCTGCTGCCATTGATCACAGAAGTGACCCTGGACCAACGCTACGTGATCGAGCGCCATCTGTGCGTCGACACTACGGCTGCCGGGGGCAACGCGAGCCTTATTGCGGCATCTGAATAA
- a CDS encoding FUSC family protein has product MTLHPLAAQLLTPNRQAVIFALKGVISMALALYVSMFLQLDRPYWALVSAVFLQIRPESGLVIEKALCQITGSIVGGGIGILILAFLTPYPVLALGCLTLWIGLNSAAASMVHNVNFIYAFAMAGMTAGLVVILVMAHPEGADSRAVFAIAQARISEIAVGAICAMLVSQLLWPVRVKDGLRANARLVINRTLEYLTLELDLDSSHAERHKHADEILETLILLNDDSSAVSYEGPEGPGRSRAANLLCNKVMSLMAVTQIMGRFQRNHADLVSPAFSELLAQMRRYFSDIAAADNYEDSYRLAQELRRVLIQIRSEFQDESAIVTRLSQTALDLVADLVMVLRAYNALESRDRTLLKTPKLKTHRDLLIGGVNGFRTALVFLIGAFIWVQTASPAAIMLMIMPVVFSVMFARFSSVVQSFILKRLLMAALCSVPVALLALGLLSQSSGDFELLVLVLAAPLFVGLILLADRTTLPYGLGFCIPSIIVIQPSNEMSFSADTALSTALGLLVGISLLYWIFKLVSPPDSSLMQRRLIRATAKDLLDIDDHEQPEHWINGRMGERLLRLANYDQATNAADRTMTDLGFTGLNLGHVSIRLRRLIQDNRTPAVDVALQYWQQELSESYRMSAEGQFNDRFRPASERLLEAIRKVAEPGSQIEVVEGMFERLALTLERTARTVEASRKQKGGGAAEGDEASSAAPSQAG; this is encoded by the coding sequence ATGACGCTGCATCCGCTGGCTGCCCAACTGCTGACGCCGAACCGGCAGGCGGTCATCTTCGCCCTTAAGGGCGTCATTTCGATGGCGTTGGCGCTCTACGTGTCGATGTTCCTGCAACTGGACCGGCCTTATTGGGCGCTGGTTTCCGCGGTATTCCTGCAGATCCGTCCGGAAAGTGGGCTCGTGATCGAAAAGGCGCTGTGCCAGATCACCGGTTCGATCGTAGGCGGGGGCATCGGCATCCTGATCCTGGCCTTCCTCACGCCGTATCCGGTCCTGGCGCTGGGCTGCCTGACACTCTGGATCGGGCTCAACTCGGCGGCCGCCTCGATGGTGCACAACGTCAACTTCATCTATGCCTTTGCCATGGCAGGGATGACCGCCGGGTTGGTCGTCATCCTGGTCATGGCGCATCCGGAGGGCGCGGACAGCCGCGCGGTGTTTGCCATCGCCCAGGCGCGTATCAGTGAGATCGCCGTCGGGGCGATCTGTGCCATGCTGGTCAGCCAGCTTTTGTGGCCGGTCCGGGTTAAGGATGGCCTGCGCGCCAACGCCCGCCTGGTGATCAACCGCACCCTCGAATACCTGACCCTTGAGCTGGACCTCGACAGTTCCCATGCTGAGCGACACAAGCACGCGGACGAGATCCTTGAAACACTGATCCTCCTCAATGACGACTCCAGCGCCGTTTCCTACGAAGGCCCGGAGGGTCCCGGGCGCAGCCGCGCCGCCAACCTGCTATGCAATAAGGTGATGTCGTTGATGGCGGTAACCCAGATTATGGGCCGGTTCCAGCGTAACCACGCGGACTTGGTGTCGCCGGCGTTCAGCGAGCTCCTTGCCCAGATGCGGCGCTACTTCAGCGATATTGCAGCAGCCGATAATTACGAGGACAGCTACCGGCTGGCGCAGGAGTTGCGCCGGGTGCTGATCCAAATTCGTTCGGAATTCCAGGACGAGTCGGCCATCGTGACCCGTTTGAGCCAGACGGCCCTGGACCTGGTAGCGGATCTCGTTATGGTGCTGCGGGCCTACAACGCCTTGGAGTCCCGAGATCGAACCCTGTTGAAGACGCCCAAACTCAAGACCCATCGCGATCTGCTGATCGGCGGCGTCAACGGTTTCAGGACGGCATTGGTGTTCCTGATCGGGGCCTTCATCTGGGTCCAGACCGCGAGTCCGGCGGCCATCATGTTGATGATCATGCCGGTGGTGTTTTCGGTGATGTTCGCCCGTTTCTCGTCCGTCGTTCAGAGTTTCATTCTCAAACGATTGCTAATGGCTGCGCTTTGTTCCGTCCCGGTGGCACTCCTGGCGCTGGGGCTACTGTCCCAGAGCAGTGGCGACTTTGAGCTCCTCGTACTGGTTCTGGCAGCCCCGTTATTTGTTGGCTTGATACTGCTGGCGGATCGAACGACGTTGCCGTATGGGCTTGGTTTCTGTATTCCGAGCATTATTGTGATCCAGCCGAGCAATGAGATGTCGTTCAGTGCCGATACCGCACTGAGTACCGCGCTCGGATTGCTGGTCGGTATCAGCCTGCTGTACTGGATCTTCAAACTGGTTTCGCCGCCGGATAGCAGCTTGATGCAGCGCCGGTTGATCCGGGCGACGGCAAAGGACCTGCTCGACATTGATGATCATGAGCAGCCCGAACACTGGATCAACGGACGCATGGGAGAACGGTTGTTGCGGTTGGCCAATTATGACCAGGCAACCAACGCCGCAGACCGTACAATGACCGACCTGGGCTTCACCGGCCTGAACCTGGGGCACGTTTCCATTCGTCTTCGCAGGCTGATCCAGGACAATCGTACACCGGCAGTCGATGTTGCGTTGCAGTACTGGCAGCAAGAGCTGTCCGAAAGTTATCGGATGAGCGCGGAGGGGCAGTTCAACGATCGTTTCCGACCGGCGAGCGAACGGTTGCTGGAGGCTATCCGTAAGGTCGCCGAGCCGGGTTCACAAATAGAGGTCGTCGAAGGGATGTTCGAGCGGCTGGCGCTGACCCTGGAGCGCACGGCGCGGACCGTGGAGGCGTCCCGGAAACAGAAGGGTGGCGGGGCGGCTGAAGGTGATGAAGCGTCGTCTGCGGCCCCTTCGCAGGCCGGATAG
- a CDS encoding NAD-glutamate dehydrogenase: protein MTDARPADQDALLEQLADALQDETLDAEGTANLKTLITEMVTQSRTWDEDFRAGLAQAFGKPLGPQYADAFANAFPSAYRARFSVADAVEDIRQIQSISVSSDVPMRFYDRDGDDKRLRFKLYSLGTPVILSDVIPLLENLGMRVLDEHPYPIRRHDGELFGVSDFTVEFRGSAPVALDRILPLLQDAFREVWNGFAENDEFNRLILHTGLDWREVALLRAYARYIKQLRFGFSQPFMAEVLGRHGDITTRLVSLFRTRFDPELPASQNRATAMEKLESEILGALEAVESLDEDRILRRYFSLIKATLRTNWFQQDGGQPKGYFSLKFDPQSIPDIPKPRPKFEIFVYSPRIEGVHLRAGPVARGGLRWSDRIEDYRTEVLGLVKAQQVKNSVIVPVGAKGGFIVKQPPAEGGREAMQAEGVACYRTFIRALLDVTDNLEAGQVAAPVDVVRHDSDDTYLVVAADKGTATFSDIANHLAREYGFWLGDAFASGGSEGYDHKKMGITARGAWESVKRHFLERGTDTQSDTFSVVGIGDMSGDVFGNGMLLSDRIRLIGAFNHQHIFIDPEPDAAVGFRERQRLFDLPGSNWADYDSSLISEGGGVFPRTLKSIPISRQMRSALGIKAKRLAPNELISALLQAPVDMLWNGGIGTYVKARHESHEDVGDKANDPLRVDSHTLRCKVLGEGGNLGFTQRARIEFARAGGSVNTDFIDNAGGVDCSDHEVNIKILLNTQVRDGRLTLDQRNRLLREMTPEVAALVLQNNYRQALALSIADAGGAASLDACERLIRRMEAEGRLDRALEFLPDEQALQERRERGASLTRPEFAVLVSYAKLELKQALLAAPDVLDDRFLDALYSAFPDSLRQAYPEAIEHHPLRAEITATQLANDLVNRMGITWLDRVRQATRAAVSDIVIAYRIAVRIYGVDEQWRDVERLDGEVPSQVQLELFRDLIRLVTRSTTWLLRNRPAGLDAAACEARFAAPLAEVLASLERLQAVIPESRWKERYAYYVDNAVPEALAACCASTESRYWLVDIIEVAEQFDQRLDAVASVYFTLGEGLKLTWLDRQLRAFRGQGHWQALATSHYRDELDHRLRQLTASVFESGEPGQAPQQMLEAWRDGKQGQLTRWRQMLADMQATKVIDCAVFSVANSVLRELAIEPG from the coding sequence ATGACCGATGCCCGCCCAGCTGACCAGGATGCCTTGCTGGAACAGCTTGCTGACGCCCTTCAGGACGAGACGCTGGATGCCGAAGGCACCGCAAACCTGAAGACACTGATCACCGAAATGGTCACGCAGTCCCGCACTTGGGACGAAGACTTTCGCGCAGGCCTGGCGCAGGCCTTCGGCAAACCATTGGGTCCCCAATATGCCGACGCCTTTGCCAACGCCTTCCCGTCCGCCTACCGTGCCCGTTTTTCCGTCGCCGACGCTGTCGAGGATATCCGCCAGATCCAGTCGATCTCGGTGAGCTCAGACGTGCCGATGCGCTTCTACGATCGTGATGGCGACGACAAGCGACTGCGATTCAAACTCTACAGCCTGGGCACACCCGTCATTCTGTCGGATGTGATTCCGCTGCTGGAAAACCTGGGCATGCGGGTGCTGGATGAACATCCCTATCCGATCCGGCGTCACGACGGCGAACTTTTTGGCGTAAGCGACTTTACGGTTGAATTCCGTGGCAGTGCTCCGGTGGCGTTGGATCGGATCCTGCCCCTGCTCCAGGACGCATTCCGGGAGGTCTGGAACGGTTTCGCCGAGAACGACGAATTCAACCGGCTGATCCTGCATACCGGTTTGGATTGGCGGGAGGTTGCGCTGCTACGGGCCTATGCCCGATACATCAAGCAACTGCGCTTCGGCTTCAGTCAGCCTTTCATGGCCGAAGTTCTCGGTCGGCACGGCGATATCACCACGCGGCTGGTCTCACTATTCAGGACCCGTTTCGATCCCGAGTTGCCTGCGTCGCAGAATCGGGCGACTGCGATGGAGAAACTCGAAAGCGAAATCCTGGGGGCGTTGGAGGCAGTCGAGAGCCTGGATGAAGATCGAATCCTGCGGCGCTACTTCAGCCTGATCAAGGCCACATTACGCACCAACTGGTTCCAGCAGGACGGCGGTCAGCCCAAGGGCTACTTCTCCCTGAAGTTCGATCCCCAATCGATTCCCGACATTCCAAAGCCCAGGCCGAAGTTCGAGATCTTCGTCTACTCACCCCGTATCGAAGGTGTGCACCTGCGAGCCGGCCCCGTCGCCCGTGGCGGCTTACGCTGGTCCGACCGCATCGAGGATTACCGAACCGAGGTACTTGGTCTGGTCAAGGCCCAGCAGGTGAAGAACTCGGTCATCGTGCCGGTCGGTGCAAAAGGCGGGTTTATCGTCAAGCAGCCGCCTGCAGAGGGCGGCCGCGAAGCCATGCAGGCGGAAGGCGTCGCCTGCTATCGCACGTTTATCCGTGCATTGCTGGACGTTACCGACAACCTTGAGGCCGGCCAAGTGGCCGCGCCGGTCGATGTGGTGCGTCACGACAGCGATGACACCTACCTGGTCGTCGCCGCTGACAAAGGTACGGCGACCTTCTCTGATATTGCCAACCACCTGGCCAGGGAATATGGCTTCTGGCTGGGTGATGCCTTTGCCTCTGGCGGCAGCGAAGGCTACGACCATAAGAAGATGGGGATTACCGCCCGGGGCGCCTGGGAATCGGTCAAACGGCATTTCCTGGAGCGGGGCACCGATACGCAGTCCGATACGTTCAGCGTCGTTGGTATTGGTGACATGTCCGGGGACGTCTTCGGCAACGGCATGCTGTTGTCCGACCGTATCCGGCTGATCGGGGCCTTCAACCATCAGCATATCTTTATCGACCCCGAGCCAGATGCCGCCGTGGGCTTCCGCGAACGCCAGCGCCTGTTCGACCTGCCGGGTTCCAATTGGGCGGATTACGACAGTTCGCTGATTAGCGAGGGTGGCGGGGTTTTCCCGCGAACCCTGAAGTCGATCCCGATCTCGCGACAGATGCGTTCGGCGTTGGGCATCAAGGCAAAGCGCCTGGCCCCCAACGAACTGATCAGCGCGCTATTGCAGGCTCCGGTGGATATGCTTTGGAACGGCGGTATTGGCACCTACGTGAAGGCTCGCCACGAGTCCCACGAAGATGTCGGCGACAAGGCGAACGATCCGTTGCGCGTGGATAGCCATACCCTGCGCTGCAAGGTGTTGGGTGAGGGCGGCAATCTGGGGTTCACCCAGCGGGCGCGTATCGAGTTCGCGCGGGCCGGGGGCTCGGTCAACACGGACTTTATCGATAACGCCGGTGGCGTGGATTGTTCCGACCACGAAGTAAACATCAAGATCCTGCTCAACACGCAGGTGCGCGATGGCCGGTTGACGCTTGACCAACGCAATCGCCTGCTGCGGGAGATGACGCCGGAGGTCGCGGCGCTGGTGCTGCAGAACAACTACCGCCAGGCCCTGGCGTTGAGCATAGCCGATGCCGGCGGTGCCGCTTCCCTCGATGCATGCGAGCGGCTGATCCGAAGGATGGAGGCGGAAGGCCGGCTCGACCGGGCGCTGGAATTCCTGCCGGATGAACAGGCCCTGCAGGAACGGCGCGAACGCGGCGCGAGTCTCACACGGCCTGAATTTGCGGTGTTGGTGTCCTATGCCAAGCTCGAGCTCAAGCAGGCCCTGCTCGCAGCGCCGGACGTGCTCGACGACCGCTTCCTTGACGCGCTTTATTCCGCCTTCCCGGATTCATTACGTCAGGCCTATCCCGAAGCTATCGAGCATCACCCCTTACGCGCTGAGATCACGGCGACCCAGTTGGCTAACGACCTCGTCAACCGCATGGGCATCACCTGGCTGGACCGCGTACGGCAGGCGACGAGGGCTGCAGTCAGCGATATTGTGATCGCCTATCGCATTGCCGTACGTATCTACGGTGTGGATGAGCAATGGCGTGACGTCGAGCGGTTGGATGGTGAGGTGCCGTCCCAGGTCCAGCTCGAACTTTTCCGTGATCTGATCCGCCTGGTGACGCGATCGACCACCTGGCTGCTGCGCAACCGGCCCGCCGGCCTGGACGCGGCGGCCTGCGAGGCCCGTTTTGCGGCGCCGCTGGCGGAGGTCCTGGCCTCGCTGGAGCGGCTCCAGGCCGTGATTCCGGAAAGTCGATGGAAAGAGCGCTATGCTTATTATGTAGACAATGCCGTACCCGAGGCGCTGGCTGCTTGCTGTGCTTCCACCGAAAGTCGCTATTGGCTGGTGGATATCATCGAGGTGGCCGAACAATTCGACCAGCGGCTGGATGCCGTCGCCAGCGTCTACTTCACCCTCGGCGAGGGCCTGAAGCTCACCTGGCTCGATCGGCAGCTTCGCGCCTTTAGGGGCCAGGGGCACTGGCAGGCGCTGGCGACCAGCCACTATCGGGACGAATTGGACCACCGGCTGAGGCAACTGACAGCCAGTGTGTTCGAGTCAGGTGAGCCCGGCCAGGCGCCACAACAGATGCTGGAGGCCTGGAGGGACGGGAAACAGGGGCAGTTGACCCGTTGGCGACAGATGCTTGCGGATATGCAGGCGACGAAAGTCATTGACTGCGCTGTGTTTTCCGTAGCAAACAGCGTCCTGCGCGAGTTGGCGATAGAGCCTGGTTAA